The sequence below is a genomic window from Dethiosulfovibrio faecalis.
TGTCGAAAAGAGTCTTGAAGTTTATGCTGCGATAGACCACCACCCCCACGAAAAGGCCGTAAAAACATGCTATCGCAGCAGCCTCCGTAGGCGTAAAAACCCCGCCGTATATTCCTCCCAGAATGATCACCGGCGTCATAAGAGCCCAGAACGCATCCTTAGCCGCCATGATGATACCCTTGAAACCGTTTTTACGTTTTTCTCCCCTGTAGCCGCGCTTTCTACTGGTAATATAGGCGCTTATCATCAAAAATGCCGCAATCACGAAACTCGGAATGAAGCCGGCGGCAAAAATAGCTCCAACGGATACGCCTGTGATGACGGCATAGAGAATGAAGGTTATGCTCGGAGGTATTATTATCGAAAGCCCCGATGCTACGGATACGGCAGCAGTGGCAAAAGGTTTATCGTATCCGGCCTCCACCATACCAGGAATCAGAATCACCCCAATAGCCGCGACCGTCGCGGCAGTCGATCCACTGACCGCCCCCCAGAAAACGGCCACGCCTATTGCTGCTATGGCCAGACCTCCAGTAAAATCTCCCACGACTTCCTTTATGAAACTTATGATCTTACCGGCTATCCCCGCCCTATCCATGATGGTTCCTGCCAGGATAAAAAAAGGTACAGCCAAAAGAGGATACTTAACTATGCTGGCGAAAAAATTGTAGCTGACCATATCTATCCCGAGATTCCATAAAAAGGCTACGGTTATGGATGCAAATCCAAGCGAAACCCCTATAGGGACTTTCAACACCAACGGAACCACGAAAAGGACGACCGCCCACAACGCAGGATCTGTAACAAAAGCTGGCATAGGAATCCCCCCTAAAAGTCTTTGGCTTTCGATTGAAGTTCATCCGCAGTATGCACGACAATCCTGTACATTATGAACATCGAAGCTACCGGCATTGCTCCAGTAAACCACCAAATGGGGATTTGTATCGCCTCTGTCATGGCATTCATTTCCATCTCGTCCATAACTTCTATTATGCCGAAATACATCAAAGTCAGAAAAAAAGCCAGAGAGAGCAGCGCCGCCAAGATCGAGAAAACTCTTTTGAACTTGGATCCAAATCTGTCGTAGAAAAATGAAACCGCCATATTGGTCCCTTCTCTGAAGGCTATAGAGGCCCCCATCATCACAACCCAGACAAAGAGATAGAGCGTCAATTCTTCGGTAAAGGCCATGGAATACTTAAAGAAATACCTAGTACAAACGTTCAAAAAAGCGATGGTAACCATGACGCCTAGACAAGAAGCCCCAATGATCTCCTCAAAATGTTTCAGCAAAGTCTTAAACACCGTCCAACCTCCTCAGGATATCTTCTGTAGAAGGGGACGAACTCATTTTAGAGACGTCCCCGAATTCGACCGATATCAGTATTGGACTTTGTTCATGTCGTTCTGTGCCGCCTCCACCAGTTCGCTACCGACCTTACCGACCCATTCGTCGTATACAGGCTCGACCTTCTCTCTAAAAGCCTTTATTTCGTTCGGCGAAAGCACGGTCACTTCCACTCCATTATTTTCGACAAACTTTCTGGGATCCGTGGCCTGCAATCCGGTTGGATATAAGTCGTGCTCCTTGAGCCATCGAGCGGCATCTCCATCATCCAGACCGAGCCTCGAAAGAGCTTTATTGTATCTACCACACTCCAAAGCAGCTTCAGATATAATCTTTTGAATGTCCTCCGGGAAGCTTTGCCATATCCGTCGATTAACTACGTAAATCAACGGATCCATAGTGTAGCCCCATTCGGTCAGATATTTCTGGAATTCGTATATCTTATTGGGGAGATATACGGAGTAAGGATTTTCCTGACCGTCGACTATGTGTTGCTGCAAAGCGGTAAGAGCTTCGCCCCAGCTGATGTTCATTGGATTGGCCCCAAGAGCCTTGAAAATTTCTATAAAAAGAGGGCTCCCTACGACACGAAACTTGACATCTTTCATATCCTCCGGGGTCTTTATTCGTCTTGTATTGTTGGAAAGCTCCCTCGATCCCTGCTCACCCCAGGCCAGGACCTTAAGACCGAATTTTTCGGCGATATCATTTTCTATCATATTTCCAGCTTTTCCGGACTCCAAGGCATCAAGAGCTTTGTATTTATCGGGCATGCTGGAGATGAACCAAGGTAGAAGAAATATGTTTCCGGCAGGATACTGAGGTGCCCAGTTGATAAAAGAGGACAGAGAAAAGTCACCTATATTTTTCTTCATCAATAAAAGTTCGTTGGTAGCCCTTCCGGAAAACAACTGTCCGTTCCAGTATATTTTTATATTTATCCTGCCATCAGTACGTTCCTTGACCAAGTCGACGAAGCGAGCTACCGCTATCCCCTGCGGTGTGGTCTCGCTAATATTGACGCTCATTTTATACTCGTTTTTTAATCCAGCTTCAGAACGTTCCGAGCATAATGCAAAGAGACTAACCATAAAGACGCAAACTGCGACTCTGAGACGGTATTTCATACTGGACCTCCTTTATTTGACATCCAAATCATAGGCATCCGGTCTGCGATTTTTAAGACATGGAATTTCTTCCCTCATACGATCAACGTAATCCATGTCTATCTCCGTCATTACGATGCCTTCCCTGTCTCCGGCCATGGCTATCACGTTACCCCAAGGATCCACCACCATCGAACGACCGTACGTATGGAATGTCTTTTTCAGACCGAACTGACCCGGAGCGACCATGTAACATACATTTTCTATTGCTCTTGTCCTGATGAGAGTCTCCCAATGATCCTTGCCCGTGAAAAGGTTGAACTCAGCGGGATTGAATATCAGCTTGGCTCCCTTCAACGCCAGACTCCTGAATAATTCCGGGAAACGAATATCGTAGCAAATAGCTAAACCCATGATTCCGAATTCGCTCTTAAAATTCACCACGTCATTTCCTGGTTTTATAGAATCGGACTCCCTGAAAGAGACGCCGTCCTTCACATCTACGTCGTAAAGATGTATTTTTCTGTATCTGGCTACAATCTCCCCAGAGGGATCAATCACGACCGTCGTGTTGTATACTCTTTTTTCATCTTTTATTCTCTCGCCTATACTTCCGCCATGTATCCAGATCCTGTGTTTTTCGGCTTTTTCACGGAAAAGATCAATAGTTACTCCGCCAGGTATGTCTTCCGCGTTTTCGTAAGGACCATTTCCAATACCTATGTAGTTTGCCATCTCAGGCATGGCAACGAAATTGGCCCCCTTTTCCGCCGCTCGATCGATCATCCGAGCTATCTTATTGAGGTTAGCGGTCTTATCG
It includes:
- a CDS encoding TRAP transporter large permease; translated protein: MPAFVTDPALWAVVLFVVPLVLKVPIGVSLGFASITVAFLWNLGIDMVSYNFFASIVKYPLLAVPFFILAGTIMDRAGIAGKIISFIKEVVGDFTGGLAIAAIGVAVFWGAVSGSTAATVAAIGVILIPGMVEAGYDKPFATAAVSVASGLSIIIPPSITFILYAVITGVSVGAIFAAGFIPSFVIAAFLMISAYITSRKRGYRGEKRKNGFKGIIMAAKDAFWALMTPVIILGGIYGGVFTPTEAAAIACFYGLFVGVVVYRSINFKTLFDILVESLNASATVMFICTTAGLYSWIGSTVGLIEKASRLLLGISPNQYVVLMMIYLILFIGGMLLDGVSILYVFMPILMPLIKQFNWDPVWFGVMVTIMVAIGTVTPPVAMNLYVGCRISDLTIEELTPPVLPLLFVTILALVVLTVFPSITLFLPRYLGLI
- a CDS encoding TRAP transporter small permease, giving the protein MFKTLLKHFEEIIGASCLGVMVTIAFLNVCTRYFFKYSMAFTEELTLYLFVWVVMMGASIAFREGTNMAVSFFYDRFGSKFKRVFSILAALLSLAFFLTLMYFGIIEVMDEMEMNAMTEAIQIPIWWFTGAMPVASMFIMYRIVVHTADELQSKAKDF
- a CDS encoding DctP family TRAP transporter solute-binding subunit; its protein translation is MKYRLRVAVCVFMVSLFALCSERSEAGLKNEYKMSVNISETTPQGIAVARFVDLVKERTDGRINIKIYWNGQLFSGRATNELLLMKKNIGDFSLSSFINWAPQYPAGNIFLLPWFISSMPDKYKALDALESGKAGNMIENDIAEKFGLKVLAWGEQGSRELSNNTRRIKTPEDMKDVKFRVVGSPLFIEIFKALGANPMNISWGEALTALQQHIVDGQENPYSVYLPNKIYEFQKYLTEWGYTMDPLIYVVNRRIWQSFPEDIQKIISEAALECGRYNKALSRLGLDDGDAARWLKEHDLYPTGLQATDPRKFVENNGVEVTVLSPNEIKAFREKVEPVYDEWVGKVGSELVEAAQNDMNKVQY
- a CDS encoding carbon-nitrogen hydrolase family protein, with translation MLRIGDDRMASINMALLQLDTQDDKTANLNKIARMIDRAAEKGANFVAMPEMANYIGIGNGPYENAEDIPGGVTIDLFREKAEKHRIWIHGGSIGERIKDEKRVYNTTVVIDPSGEIVARYRKIHLYDVDVKDGVSFRESDSIKPGNDVVNFKSEFGIMGLAICYDIRFPELFRSLALKGAKLIFNPAEFNLFTGKDHWETLIRTRAIENVCYMVAPGQFGLKKTFHTYGRSMVVDPWGNVIAMAGDREGIVMTEIDMDYVDRMREEIPCLKNRRPDAYDLDVK